One genomic window of Cricetulus griseus strain 17A/GY chromosome 3, alternate assembly CriGri-PICRH-1.0, whole genome shotgun sequence includes the following:
- the Mki67 gene encoding proliferation marker protein Ki-67 isoform X4, giving the protein MASSARLVTIKRSGGDGAHFPLSLSSCLFGRSIECDIRIQLPVVSKKHCKIEVNKQQAILYNFSSTNPAQVNGATIDEPVQLKHGDIITIIDRSFRYENGNHEDGSGSTGFPEKSLGQEPARRASRASFSDDSDGKGQDAKSSKTTASRRSSVHDKKFLGDSSASDGSKDSVTQDLSNTCSSGHVEQHSGRNLGESTSSDLFKKSRATGSSYRELKSSPAHSLSNSKKNESPFEKLYQSMKEELDIKSQKPSRRKSEPQPECAAEKEMWETKLLVSCKSRAKSSGSTPETAPSSPKVGKVWTENQNSAVRPLQTSTEALSSSFSLAETAKTKTPVRTSQQLEDFHVSSRRESVNLDESEGAKAVHKIVTPRKSGTRNQTPVKVEYAASPADTPENLFSKKRRSIPAKVEVLSAETQNRSSSIQHLAPGEKKTPKEAFSKPEKLATAAEQICSGLPGLSSVDISNFGDSINKSEGMSLKRRRVSFGGRLRPELFDENLPPNTPLKRGETPIKRKSLAPHTPAVLKKIIKERPQSPGKLESPGVTPPTANDERRRSGRILPASDGSKSLHQTDTPKKAGRKSGNLPAKRASISRSQHDILQMICSKRRSGASEANLIVAKSWADVVKLGAKQTQTKVVKHVPQKQTSKRQRRPNTPKKPTSNLHNQFSTGHANSPCTIVIGRAQIEKVSMPARPYKMLNNLMLNRKMDFNEDLSGLTEMFKTPVKENQQQMNDKASILSNSGNLPEKQFEVTNSENKPLPSTSEILGENVLSSTQNAAKEPSNKYFASPTLRRRSIKNGNTVQTPKNDHDIAHVEKKTPGSVTEPLKTVSSVNKLRRSRELRHTLVESMNENTEAGLAKGITGRHLRKTSLQGQEVDQQMQDSENTSQRFKEIIELKEVTEKTSAKRSCAREKKPTKDSMGSQMTTQTAACAEELFNQEKGTIETPEESMRMQNIPMSDGRRDAKEKVDLVYETKVKCWSRTPDKKAQPLEGPAGLKEPFETPSCREKPMGDDKTKVFCKSPQPTPENTKTSTKPWPSTSGRRVDMKEEHSALNFVDVSGGTRYTPKVQEHRGIKALKESENQMLDLTVTGSKKPVRKVKEKTQPLENLDGFQELSLSPVPADKITKMPNKSPCVERIRTPASRKSLSKTGVGKVEVTEELSTSGKRTESPGRATRTPTAPALEESDSTDIMQTPKQKLVFTGNSTGRKRRSQAPKNGAQPLEDLDGFQELFQTPVGTRDPVTVRETTKLSLESAQAEPVRTPASRKSLSKTGVGKVEVTEELSTSGKRTKSPGRATRTPTAPALEESNSTDIMETPKQKLDFTTNSTGRKRRSQAPKNRVQSLEDLDGFQELFQTPVGTRDPVTVRETTKLSLESAQAEPVRTPASRKSLSKTGVGKVEVTEELSTSGKRTKSPGRATRTPTAPALEESNSTDIMETPKQKLDFTTNSTGRKRRSQAPKNRVQSLEDLDGFQELFQTPVGASDPVTVRKTTKLSLESVQAEPVRIPASRKSLSKTDLRKEDLREELSTLGKRTKSSGRATHTPTAPALEESDSTDIMQTPKQKLDFTENSTGRKRRSQAPKNRVQSLEDLDGFQELFQTPVGASDPVTVRKTTKLSLESAQAEPVRTPASRKRLSKTDLGKVDVTEEVSTLGKRTKSSGRATRTPTVLEESNSTDIMQTPNQKLVFTANSTGRKRRSQAPKNGAQPLEDLDGFQELFQTPVGAGDPVTVRETTKLSLESAQAEPVRTPASRKRLSKTDPGKVDVTEVSTLGKRTKSPGRAAHTSTAPVQQEKGIKAIMETSGQELKSVGNLRGPKKHPRTPKEEGQSLEDLFGLQELFQTPDHGNGLLAVGITKKKSINALQPETVIITQSLKRQSRACVGNIEVKEELSESEKHPQIEKAIDTLQGPDNNNVRASKQSGKRKLDSEASMPDSKRLRRASKDKTPRLEDLHGFQQLFQTPGHAKDSLSIGETSKIPTKSPQSGPVRRQSSRKSLPKMSLWKMNVTEDLSALWKQSPGKAPTSPVQQDNGIQAIVKTPKGKLETAANVTGLTRQRRAPKEKVLPLEDLDGFQELFQIPDHSTDPVIDNKRTSVSLKSPQPVLVRTTQTSERLAKTSLGKVGVREEISLNMPRCAAGESVHIPSLPEDDGRGKKDLKKSRTQTLGPSASVTRSKKQQGSHKERSQSPEDLFGLQELFQTPASQKDLMTVCETTKMSLESSEPEHIRTPASRKSLSKTGVGKVDVRKELSTSGKRTESPGRGTRTPTAPALEESDITDIMQTPKQKLDFTENSTGRKRRSQAPKNGAQPLEDLDGFQELFQTPAGASDPVTVRETTKLSLESAQAEPVRTPASRKRLSKTDLGKVDVTEEVSTLGKRTKSPGRTTRTPTVLEESDSTDIMQTPKQKLDFTENSTGRKRRSQAPKNRVQSLEDLDGFQELFQTPVGASDPVTVRETTELSLESVQAEPVRTPASRKRLSKTGVGKVEVTEELSTLGKRTKSPGRATRTPIAPALEESDSTDIIQTPKQKLDFTGNSIGRKRRSQAPKNGAQPLEDLDGFQELFQTPVGASDPVTVRETTKLSLESVQAEPVRTPASRKRLSKTDPGKVDVTEEVSTLGKRTKSPGRATCTPTASALEESDSIDIMETPKQKVDFTRSSRSRSSQATKNRAQSLEDLDGFQELFQTPVGASDPVNIGKTAKVSLESVQAEPVRTPVSTKRLSKTGLDKVDAREKHSLLSKPRCSSQEVMRVSRLSEDDGSGTKDLKESAAQALDPAISVTRSKRQRGACKKRSQSPEDLFGLQELFQTPGYEKDSVAGEKLTKMPHSSLPPEPTETSITSQRQPRTRLMKVHVKNELSGDRMLPQMSQEIMDISRVPEGEDKGISTRKQSVKRKLDTAVSVPSSKRQRVARAEKAQTLEGLPGFQELSQTPSSAVDSVTVDKTTKMLSKSPESMDTTSQTQPGRRLRRVGVTKEPIAQRKTTRVLRGTRNTPKEPVGDSKDVKEFKDSSQKQDPTVSLTGKRSQSRTLKEKTQPLEELPSIQEETATRYSCESPQPEEKESSVASERQLRIRLCKIDMKEEPTTQRKPPGRKTRNTPKEPVSDSGNVEELKESTKQKTDPAASVPASKRPRRVLREKAQPLELPGPKGPGHTEESANDERPTQIPCSSPQPEQVDSLPISPRRPRTRRGKVEVDEVPSLVRKAVPSSRQTSRSRKVPEIDDKDIQASKEPGKQKLETVTTVTASRRQLRGPKDGVQSLEVLGESKEITQMSEHTEKLRHDTNSLKSTLQQMPVPIKPLRTSRRVLRASKEDTTETTLEMVVDTRDSAESQSKSITFLPPKRKSARDGSIPRTRGLRSVTPKQEATDEKPAPKKQRTASSKRHVSPEPVKMKQLRIMSNKIEPVEEQISNITEEKEAQVENSAHPDQKTPLPSRYRKKTNEKQPRPEVGVSAEKVGIKKNEKTVKTSQETELQNTDDGAKKSTSRGKVSGKRICLRSGGQSEIPQPHAAEEKTSETGAEILVKTQKEKGISGDSDVRCLRSRKTGATLDSEPKPRVTRGAKKDTKVPKKDEDIVYTTKLRTRSHQNSKNV; this is encoded by the exons GAGTATTGAATGTGACATTCGTATCCAACTGCCTGTAGTGTCCAAAAAACATTGCAAAATTGAAGTCAATAAGCAGCAG GCAATATTGTATAATTTCAGttccacaaatccagcccaaGTAAATGGGGCTACTATAGATGAGCCTGTGCAGCTGAAACATGGAGATATAATAACAATCATTGACCGGTCTTTTAG GTATGAAAACGGAAATCATGAGGATGGAAGCGGCTCAACAGGATTTCCAGAAAAATCACTTGGACAG GAACCAGCGCGGCGAGCTTCAAGAGctagcttctctgatgactctg ATGGGAAAGGTCAAGATGCCAAATCTTCAAAAACCACTGCTTCAAGAAGATCTTCAGTGCATGACAAGAAGTTCCTTGGAGACAGTTCTGCCTCAGATGGCTCAAAGGACAGTGTTACCCAAGATCTATCCAATACCTGTTCTTCAGGGCATGTAGAACAGCACAGTGGCAGAAACCTAGGAGAGTCCACTTCTAGTGATCTTTTTAAGAAGTCCAGGGCTACAGGGAGCAGTTATAGGGAACTGAAGTCTTCTCCTGCACATAGCCTTAGCAACAGCAAGAAAAATGAATCTCCCTTTGAGAAACTTTATCAGTCAATGAAGGAAGAGTTGGATATAAAATCACAAAAGCCATCTCGTAGGAAGTCAGAACCACAACCTGAATGTgcagcagaaaaagaaatgtgggaGACAAAGCTGTTGGTGTCATGCAAGTCCAGAGCAAAATCCAGCGGAAGCACCCCTGAGACTGCACCCTCTTCACCCAAGGTAGGAAAGGTCTGGACTGAGAACCAGAACAGTGCTGTGAGGCCTCTTCAGACTTCCACAGAGGCTCTGAGTTCCAGCTTCTCTCTTGCTGAGACAGCTAAAACGAAGACCCCTGTACGGACTTCACAGCAACTTGAAGACTTCCATGTTAGTAGCAGAAGAGAGTCTGTGAATCTGGATGAAAGTGAAGGTGCCAAGGCAGTCCATAAGATAGTCACTCCCAGGAAGTCGGGAACTAGAAACCAAACTCCAGTGAAAGTTGAATATGCTGCCAGCCCTGCTGATACACCagaaaatctcttttccaaaaaGAGGAGGAGTATTCCTGCAAAGGTAGAAGTGCTGTCTGCAGAAACACAAAACCGGTCCTCTTCAATTCAGCACCTTGCTCCAGGTGAAAAGAAAACTCCAAAGGAGGCTTTCAGCAAGCCTGAGAAATTAGCCACAGCAGCTGAGCAAATTTGCTCTGGGCTACCTGGTCTTAGTTCCGTTGATATCAGCAACTTTGGTGACTCCATTA ATAAGAGTGAGGGAATGTCTTTGAAGAGAAGACGTGTATCTTTTGGTGGTCGTCTAAGACCTGAATTGTTTGATGAAAACTTACCTCCTAATACACCACTCAAAAGAGGAGAAACACCAATCAAGAGGAAGTCACTTGCCCCTCACACTCCAGCTGTCCTGAAGAAAATCATCAAG GAACGGCCTCAGTCGCCAGGGAAACTAGAGTCTCCTGGAGTAACTCCACCAACGGCAAACGATGAAAGACGAAGATCAGGCAGGATCTTGCCTGCTTCCGATGGCAGCAAATCCTTACATCAGACAGACACTCCCAAGAAAGCAGGCAGGAAGAGTGGCAACCTGCCTGCCAAGAGAGCATCCATCAGCCGAAGTCAGCATGACATTTTACAGATGATTTGCTCCAAAAGAAGGAGTGGTGCTTCTGAAGCCAATTTGATTG TTGCAAAATCATGGGCAGATGTTGTAAAACTCGGTGcaaaacaaacacagacaaaagTTGTAAAACATGTTCCTCAAAAGCAGACGAGCAAAAGACAAAGAAGACCTAATACTCCAAAG AAACCTACAAGCAACCTTCATAATCAGTTTAGCACAGGCCATGCAAACTCTCCCTGTACCATTGTTATAGGGAGAGCTCAGATTGAAAAAGTAAGCATGCCTGCTCGGCCCTACAAAATGCTGAACAACTTGATGTTAAACCGGAAAATGGACTTCAATGAAGATCTGTCAG GACTAACTGAAATGTTCAAGACTCCAGTGAAGGAGAATCAGCAGCAGATGAATGACAAGGCCTCCATTCTTTCAAATTCGGGGAATTTGCCCGAAAAACAGTTTGAAGTAACTAATTCAGAAAACAAACCTCTGCCTAGCACCTCAGAGATTTTAG GAGAAAATGTGCTCTCCAGTACTCAGAATGCAGCAAAGGAACCATCTAATAAATATTTTGCAAGTCCTACCTTAAGGCGGAGGAGCATCAAAAATGGAAACACAGTACAAACTCCTAAGAATGACCATGACATTGCTCATGTAGAAAAGAAGACTCCAGGTTCTGTGACAGAGCCTCTGAAGACAGTTTCCAGTGTGAACAAGTTAAGAAGGTCTAGAGAGCTTAGACATACACTTGTAGAAAGTatgaatgaaaacacagaagcagGCCTTGCCAAGGGCATCACAGGAAGACACTTAAGGAAGACATCACTGCAAGGACAAGAAGTAGATCAACAGATGCAGGACAGTGAAAACACTTCACAAAGATTCAAGGAAATTATTGAATTAAAAGAAGTTACAGAAAAAACATCAGCTAAGAGATCATGTGCCAGGGAGAAGAAGCCAACAAAAGACTCAATGGGAAGTCAGATGACCACCCAAACAGCAGCCTGTGCTGAGGAACTATTTAATCAAGAAAAGGGAACCATAGAAACACCAGAGGAATCCATGCGCATGCAAAACATACCAATGAGTGATGGTCGAAGAGATGCAAAAGAGAAAGTGGACCTAGTATATGAAACCAAAGTGAAGTGCTGGTCAAGGACCCCTGACAAAAAGGCACAACCTCTAGAAGGCCCAGCTGGTCTCAAGGAGCCTTTTGAAACACCAAGCTGCAGAGAAAAACCCATGGGTGATGATAAAACCAAAGTCTTTTGCAAATCCCCACAACCCACACCAGAGAATACCAAAACAAGCACAAAACCATGGCCCAGCACATCTGGAAGGAGAGTAGACATGAAAGAAGAACACTCTGCACTAAATTTTGTGGACGTGTCAGGAGGAACTAGGTATACCCCCAAAGTTCAAGAGCACAGGGGCATCAAAGCTTTGAAGGAATCTGAAAATCAAATGCTGGACTTGACTGTAACTGGTAGCAAGAAGCCGGTAAGAAAAGTTAAGGAAAAGACGCAACCCCTGGAAAACCTAGATGGCTTCCAGGAACTCTCTCTATCACCAGTCCCTGCTGACAAAATCACAAAAATGCCCAACAAATCTCCATGTGTAGAACGTATCAGAACCCCAGCAAGCAGAAAGAGTCTGTCCAAGACAGGTGTTGGTAAGGTGGAAGTGACAGAAGAGCTTTCAACCTCTGGGAAACGAACAGAGTCACCAGGCAGAGCCACACGCACACCCACAGCACCAGCGCTGGAAGAGAGCGACAGCACAGACATTATGCAAACTCCAAAGCAGAAACTGGTCTTCACAGGGAATTCAACAGGACGCAAGAGAAGGTCACAGGCACCTAAAAATGGGGCTCAACCCCTAGAAGACCTGGATGGCTTCCAAGAACTCTTCCAAACTCCAGTTGGTACCAGGGATCCAGTGACTGTTAGGGAAACTACAAAGTTGTCTTTGGAATCTGCACAAGCAGAACCAGTCAGAACTCCAGCAAGCAGAAAGAGTCTGTCCAAGACAGGTGTTGGTAAGGTGGAAGTGACAGAAGAGCTTTCAACCTCTGGGAAACGAACAAAGTCACCAGGCAGAGCCACACGCACACCCACAGCACCAGCGCTGGAAGAGAGCAATAGCACAGACATTATGGAAACTCCAAAGCAGAAACTGGACTTCACAACAAATTCAACAGGACGCAAGAGAAGGTCACAGGCACCTAAGAACAGGGTTCAATCTCTAGAAGACCTGGATGGCTTCCAAGAACTCTTCCAAACTCCAGTTGGTACCAGGGATCCAGTGACTGTTAGGGAAACTACAAAGTTGTCTTTGGAATCTGCACAAGCAGAACCAGTCAGAACTCCAGCAAGCAGAAAGAGTCTGTCCAAGACAGGTGTTGGTAAGGTGGAAGTGACAGAAGAGCTTTCAACCTCTGGGAAACGAACAAAGTCACCAGGCAGAGCCACACGCACACCCACAGCACCAGCGCTGGAAGAGAGCAATAGCACAGACATTATGGAAACTCCAAAGCAGAAACTGGACTTCACAACAAATTCAACAGGACGCAAGAGAAGGTCACAGGCACCTAAGAACAGGGTTCAATCTCTAGAAGACCTGGATGGCTTCCAAGAACTCTTCCAAACTCCAGTTGGTGCCAGTGATCCAGTGACTGTTAGGAAAACTACAAAGTTGTCTTTGGAATCTGTACAAGCAGAACCAGTCAGAATTCCAGCAAGCAGAAAGAGTCTGTCCAAGACAGATCTCAGGAAAGAGGATTTGAGAGAAGAACTCTCAACTCTTGGGAAACGAACAAAGTCATCAggcagagccacacacacacccacagcacCAGCGCTGGAAGAGAGCGACAGCACAGACATTATGCAAACTCCAAAGCAGAAACTGGACTTCACAGAAAATTCAACAGGACGCAAGAGAAGGTCACAGGCACCTAAGAACAGGGTTCAATCTCTAGAAGACCTGGATGGCTTCCAAGAACTCTTCCAAACTCCAGTTGGTGCCAGTGATCCAGTGACTGTTAGGAAAACTACAAAGTTGTCTTTGGAATCTGCACAAGCAGAACCAGTCAGAACTCCAGCAAGCAGAAAGAGACTGTCTAAGACAGATCTTGGAAAAGTGGATGTGACAGAAGAAGTTTCAACCCTTGGGAAACGAACAAAGTCATCAGGCAGAGCCACACGGACCCCTACAGTGCTGGAAGAGAGCAACAGCACAGACATTATGCAAACTCCAAATCAGAAACTAGTCTTCACAGCAAATTCAACAGGACGCAAGAGAAGGTCACAGGCACCTAAAAATGGGGCTCAACCCCTAGAAGACCTGGATGGCTTCCAAGAACTCTTCCAAACTCCAGTTGGTGCCGGTGATCCAGTGACTGTTAGGGAAACTACAAAGTTGTCTTTGGAATCTGCACAAGCAGAACCAGTCAGAACTCCAGCAAGCAGAAAGAGACTATCTAAGACAGATCCTGGGAAAGTGGATGTGACAGAAGTTTCAACCCTTGGGAAACGAACAAAGTCACCAGGCAGAGCTGCACATACATCCACAGCACCAGTGCAGCAGGAAAAAGGGATAAAAGCAATTATGGAAACTTCTGGTCAGGAATTGAAGTCTGTAGGAAATTTAAGAGGGCCTAAGAAACATCCTAGAACACCTAAGGAAGAGGGCCAATCTCTAGAAGACCTATTTGGTCTCCAAGAGCTCTTCCAAACACCAGACCATGGAAATGGCCTATTGGCTGTTGGCATAACCAAAAAGAAGTCCATCAATGCTCTACAACCAGAAACTGTAATAATCACCCAAAGCCTAAAGAGACAGTCCAGGGCATGTGTGGGTAACATAGAAGTGAAGGAAGAACTTtcagaatcagagaaacatccacAAATAGAAAAGGCCATAGACACACTTCAAGGGCCTGACAATAACAATGTCCGGGCATCAAAGCAATCTGGAAAGCGGAAACTGGATTCAGAAGCTAGTATGCCTGACAGCAAGAGGCTGCGACGTGCATCTAAGGATAAGACACCACGCCTGGAAGACCTGCATGGTTTTCAACAGCTCTTCCAAACACCAGGCCATGCTAAAGATTCACTGTCTATTGGTGAAACCTCAAAAATCCCCACCAAATCTCCACAGTCAGGACCAGTTAGAAGGCAAAGCAGTAGAAAGAGTCTGCCCAAGATGAGTCTCTGGAAAATGAATGTAACAGAGGACCtttcagcactctggaagcagtcCCCAGGCAAAGCTCCCACATCACCAGTGCAGCAGGATAATGGGATACAAGCAATTGTGAAGACTCCAAAGGGGAAACTAGAGACTGCAGCAAATGTAACTGGGCTTACAAGACAGCGAAGAGCACCTAAGGAAAAAGTCCTACCCCTGGAAGACCTTGATGGCTTCCAAGAACTCTTCCAAATACCAGACCACAGCACGGATCCAGTAATTGATAACAAAAGAACAAGTGTGTCCTTGAAATCTCCACAACCAGTACTTGTTAGAACCACACAAACCTCAGAGAGACTAGCCAAGACAAGTCTTGGGAAAGTCGGTGTGAGAGAAGAGATCTCACTGAATATGCCAAGGTGTGCTGCAGGGGAGAGTGTACACATACCAAGTCTTCCAGAAGATGAtggcagagggaagaaggatCTGAAGAAATCCAGAACTCAGACACTGGGCCCATCAGCAAGTGTAACTCGCAGCAAGAAGCAGCAAGGGTCACATAAGGAAAGATCTCAGTCCCCAGAAGACTTATTTGGTCTCCAGGAGCTCTTCCAAACACCAGCTAGTCAAAAAGATTTAATGACTGTTTGTGAAACTACAAAAATGTCTTTGGAATCTTCAGAACCAGAACATATCAGAACCCCAGCAAGCAGAAAGAGTCTGTCCAAGACAGGTGTTGGTAAGGTGGATGTGAGAAAAGAGCTTTCAACCTCTGGGAAACGAACAgagtcaccaggcagaggcacACGCACACCCACAGCACCAGCGCTGGAAGAAAGCGACATCACAGACATTATGCAAACTCCAAAGCAGAAACTGGACTTCACAGAAAATTCAACAGGACGCAAGAGAAGGTCACAGGCACCTAAAAATGGGGCTCAACCCCTAGAAGACCTGGATGGCTTCCAAGAACTCTTCCAAACTCCAGCTGGTGCCAGTGATCCAGTGACTGTTAGGGAAACTACAAAGTTGTCTTTGGAATCTGCACAAGCAGAACCAGTCAGAACTCCAGCAAGCAGAAAGAGACTGTCTAAGACAGATCTTGGAAAAGTGGATGTGACAGAAGAAGTTTCAACCCTTGGGAAACGAACAAAGTCACCAGGCAGAACCACCCGGACCCCTACAGTGCTGGAAGAGAGCGACAGCACAGACATTATGCAAACTCCAAAGCAGAAACTGGACTTCACAGAAAATTCAACAGGACGCAAGAGAAGGTCACAGGCACCTAAGAAcagggttcaatccctagaagaTCTGGATGGCTTCCAAGAACTCTTCCAAACTCCAGTTGGTGCCAGTGATCCAGTGACTGTTAGGGAAACTACAGAATTGTCTTTGGAATCTGTACAAGCAGAACCAGTCAGAACTCCAGCAAGCAGAAAGAGACTGTCTAAGACAGGTGTTGGTAAGGTGGAAGTGACAGAAGAGCTTTCAACCCTTGGGAAACGAACAAAGTCACCAGGCAGAGCCACACGCACACCCATAGCACCAGCGTTGGAAGAGAGCGACAGCACAGACATTAT TCAAACTCCAAAGCAGAAACTGGACTTCACAGGGAATTCAATAGGACGCAAGAGAAGGTCACAGGCACCTAAAAACGGGGCTCAACCCCTAGAAGACCTGGATGGCTTCCAAGAACTCTTCCAAACTCCAGTTGGTGCCAGTGATCCAGTGACTGTTAGGGAAACTACAAAGTTGTCTTTGGAATCTGTACAAGCAGAACCAGTCAGAACTCCAGCAAGCAGAAAGAGACTGTCTAAGACAGATCCTGGGAAAGTGGATGTGACAGAAGAAGTTTCAACCCTTGGGAAACGAACAAAGTCACCAGGCAGAGCCACCTGCACACCCACAGCATCAGCGCTGGAAGAGAGCGACAGCATAGACATTATGGAAACTCCAAAGCAGAAAGTGGACTTTACCAGGAGTTCAAGGAGTAGAAGTTCACAGGCAACTAAGAACAGGGCTCAATCCCTAGAAGACCTGGATGGCTTCCAAGAACTCTTCCAAACTCCAGTTGGTGCCAGTGACCCAGTGAATATTGGGAAAACTGCAAAGGTATCTTTGGAATCTGTACAAGCAGAACCAGTCAGAACTCCAGTAAGCACAAAGAGACTGTCTAAGACAGGTCTTGACAAGGTGGATGCGAGAGAAAAGCACTCTTTGCTAAGTAAGCCAAGATGTTCATCACAGGAAGTCATGCGTGTATCCAGACTTTCAGAAGATGATGGCAGTGGAACCAAAGATTTGAAGGAATCTGCAGCTCAGGCATTGGACCCAGCAATAAGTGTAACTCGCAGCAAGAGGCAGCGAGGGGCATGTAAGAAAAGATCCCAGTCCCCAGAAGACCTGTTTGGTCTCCAGGAGCTCTTCCAAACACCAGGCTATGAGAAGGATTCAGTGGCAGGTGAAAAGCTAACAAAAATGCCCCACAGCTCTCTGCCACCAGAGCCAACAGAAACTTCAATCACCTCACAGAGACAGCCCAGAACTAGACTGATGAAAGTTCATGTGAAAAATGAACTATCAGGAGACAGGATGCTTCCACAAATGTCACAGGAAATAATGGACATATCTAGAGTACCAGAAGGTGAAGACAAAGGCATTAGCACAAGGAAGCAATCTGTAAAGCGGAAATTGGACACAGCTGTCAGTGTGCCCAGCAGCAAGAGGCAACGAGTTGCACGAGCGGAAAAGGCACAGACCCTAGAGGGCCTGCCTGGCTTCCAAGAGCTCTCCCAAACTCCAAGCTCAGCAGTGGACTCAGTGACTGTTGATAAAACCACAAAGATGCTCAGCAAATCTCCAGAGTCCATGGACACAACTTCACAGACACAGCCAGGAAGAAGACTCAGGAGAGTGGGTGTGACCAAAGAGCCTATAGcacaaagaaaaactacaagagtGTTACGGGGAACCAGAAACACACCCAAAGAGCCTGTGGGTGACAGTAAAGATGTCAAAGAGTTTAAAGATTCTTCACAGAAACAAGACCCAACTGTAAGTTTAACTGGCAAGAGGAGCCAATCAAGGACACTTAAGGAGAAGACCCAACCCTTAGAGGAGCTACCCAGCATCCAAGAAGAAACAGCCACAAGATACTCTTGTGAATCTCCACaaccagaagaaaaggaaagctcGGTAGCCTCAGAGAGGCAGCTCAGAATACGACTGTGCAAAATAGACATGAAAGAAGAGCccacaacacagagaaaaccaccAGGCAGGAAAACCAGGAATACCCCAAAAGAGCCTGTGAGTGATAGTGGAAATGTTGAAGAGCTTAAGGAGTCTACAAAGCAGAAGACTGACCCAGCAGCAAGTGTGCCTGCTAGCAAGAGGCCACGGAGAGTACTCAGGGAAAAGGCACAACCCCTAGAATTGCCTGGTCCCAAGGGACCAGGTCATACTGAGGAATCAGCAAATGATGAAAGACCCACACAGATTCCCTGCAGTTCTCCGCAACCAGAACAGGTAGATAGCCTCCCGATCTCACCAAGACGTCCCAGGACAAGGCGAGGAAAAGTAGAGGTGGATGAAGTGCCTTCATTAGTGAGGAAGGCAGTACCATCATCAAGGCAAACTTCAAGATCTCGCAAGGTCCCTGAAATTGATGACAAAGACATTCAAGCTTCAAAAGAACCTGGAAAgcagaaattagaaacagtcaCCACTGTAACTGCCAGCAGGAGGCAGCTAAGAGGACCTAAGGATGGGGTCCAATCTCTTGAAGTCCTGGGTGAATCCAAAGAAATAACTCAAATGTCAGAGCACACTGAGAAACTAAGACATGACACCAATAGCCTTAAAAGTACTCTCCAGCAAATGCCAGTCCCCATAAAACCTCTGAGAACATCCAGGAGAGTGCTAAGGGCCTCTAAAGAGGACACTACGGAAACAACTTTGGAAATGGTGGTGGATACCAGGGACTCTGCAGAATCGCAAAGCAAAAGCATCACTTTCCTGCCACCCAAGAGGAAGTCTGCAAGAGATGGAAGTATTCCAAGAACCAGGGGGTTGCGCTCTGTGACTCCAAAGCAGGAAGCAACAGATGAGAAACCTGCACCTAAGAAACAGAGGACTGCTTCCAGCAAGAGGCATGTGTCACCTGAGCCTGTGAAGATGAAACAGCTGAGAATCATGTCAAACAAAATTGAACCAGTGGAAGAGCAGATTAGCAACATCACGGAAGAAAAGGAAGCCCAAGTAGAAAACTCAGCCCATCCAGACCAG AAAACGCCTCTGCCCTCCAGATACCGAAAGAAAACCAATGAAAAACAGCCAAGACCCGAGGTTGGTGTATCTGCAGAGAAGGTtgggataaagaaaaatgagaagacagTGAAGACCTCCCAGGAGACAGAGCTGCAGAACACAGATGATGGAGCCAAGAAGTCTACATCTAGGGGCAAAGTCAGTGGGAAAAGAATATGCTTGAGGTCTGGAGGACAGAGTGAAATTCCCCAGCCTCatgcagcagaagagaaaacaagTGAGACAGGTGCAGAAATCTTGGTAAAgactcagaaagagaaagggatcTCTGGAGATTCAGATGTCAGGTGTCTGAGATCCAGAAAAACTGGAGCCACTTTGGACAGTGAACCTAAGCCAAGAGTGACTCGGGGTGCCAAGAAAGATACAAAAGTTCCAAAGAAG GATGAAGACATTGTATACACCACGAAACTAAGGACAAGAAGTCACCAGAATAGTAAAAATGTGTAG